In a single window of the Acyrthosiphon pisum isolate AL4f chromosome X, pea_aphid_22Mar2018_4r6ur, whole genome shotgun sequence genome:
- the LOC100574725 gene encoding uncharacterized protein LOC100574725, with product MDTWNCLKYARENGCPWNEKTCSNAAKNGHLECVKYARENGCPWDEDTCSNAAMNGHLECLDYARENGCPWNEKTYSNAASNGNLKFLAYARKNGFSWNEKTCSDAAKNGHLECLKYARENGCPWNEKTCSDAAKNGHLECLKYARENGCPWNEKTCSNAAKNGHLECLKYARENGCPWDEDTCSNAAKNGHLKCLKYARENGCPWNEKTCGNAAAKGQFEYRRQFGCDWDEDTCSNATLNRYLECLIYARQNGCPWDGTYSYRYL from the coding sequence ATGGACACTTGGAATTGCCTgaaatacgcacgggaaaacgggtgcccgtggAACGAGAAGACGTGCAGCAACGCCGCGAAGAACGGACACCTGGAGTGCGTGAAATACGCAAGGGAAAACGGGTGTCCTTGGGACGAGGATACGTGCAGTAACGCCGCGATGAACGGACACCTGGAGTGCCTGGattacgcacgggaaaacgggtgcccgtggAACGAGAAGACGTACAGCAACGCCGCGTCGAACGGTAACCTAAAGTTCCTGGCTTACGCACGGAAAAACGGGTTCTCGTGGAACGAGAAAACGTGCAGCGACGCCGCGAAGAACGGACACCTGGAGTGCCTGAAATACGCACGagaaaacgggtgcccgtggAACGAGAAAACGTGCAGCGACGCCGCGAAGAACGGACACCTGGAGTGCCTGAAATACGCACGagaaaacgggtgcccgtggAACGAGAAGACGTGCAGCAACGCCGCGAAGAACGGACACCTGGAGTGCCTGAAATACGCACGAGAAAACGGGTGTCCTTGGGACGAGGATACGTGCAGCAACGCCGCGAAGAACGGACACCTGAAGTGCCTGAAGTACGCACGagaaaacgggtgcccgtggAACGAGAAGACGTGCGGCAACGCCGCGGCTAAAGGACAATTTGAGTACAGACGGCAATTCGGGTGTGATTGGGACGAGGATACGTGCAGCAACGCCACGTTGAATCGATACCTGGAGTGCCTGATATACGCACGGCAAAACGGGTGCCCCTGGGACGGGACTTACAGTTACAGATACCTATAA
- the LOC100169643 gene encoding uncharacterized protein LOC100169643: MYKLPSLAKMAYYACDNIKRDKFDLLDTPDIDMRNCCESLLELFKVDKDQGEHNDRQTMFRRSLFAINDDIFKHICEKAAFNGHIECLKLAHEIGVPWDTVPGRTGFSGKACNLAAKAGHLECLRYAIEKGCPFDEDMCSNAAMNGHLECLKYARENGCPWYVDTCSNAAMNGHLECLKYARENGCPWYEDTCSNAAMNGHLECLKYARENGCPWYVDTCSNAAMNGHLECLKYARENGCPWNEKTCSYAAKKGHLECLKYARENGCPCDEDTCNYAALNGHLECLKYAWENGCPWNEKTCSNAAKNGHLECLKYARENKCRWDNQTCENAALNGHLECLKYACENGCPWNEKTYSNAALNGNLKFLAYALENGCSWNKKTCSDAAKNGHLECLKYARENGCPWNEKTCSNAAKNGHLDCLKYARENGCPWNEKTCSNAAKNGHLECLKYARENGCPWDKDTCSNAATNGRCISIGTPNNEPWFSMDVGNISNFSTGNLKLFEDTCSNAETNRQGFSIGTPNNEPWFSMDVGNISNFSTGNLKLFEDTCSNDATNGQCISIRTPNNKPLFSMDVGNISNFGTGNLKLFEDTCSNAETNRQGFSIGTPNNEPWFSMDVGNISNFSTGNLKLFEDTCSNDATNGQCISIRTPNNEPLFSMDVGNISNFSTGNLKLFEDTCSNAETNRQGFSIGTPNNEPLFSMDVGNISNFSTGNLKLFEDTCSNAETNRQGFSIGTPNNEPWFSMDVGNISNFSTGNLKLFEDTCSNAETNRQGFSIGTPKYEPRFSLNIGNNSNFSTGKLKLYEDTCSNAAMNGHLECLKYARENGCPWNKNTCSYAAKNGHLECLKYARENGCPWDEDTCCNAAMNGHLECLKYARENGCPWAEDTCSNAAMNGHLECLKYARENGCPWNENTCSYAAKNGHLECLKYARENGCPWNEKTCSYAAKKGHLECLKYARENGCPWDEDTCSNAAMNGHLVVPALRTGKRVPVEREDVQQRRVEP; encoded by the coding sequence atgtacaaactacCCAGCCTGGCGAAAATGGCGTACTACGCGTGCGACAATATCAAACGTGACAAGTTTGACTTGCTGGACACGCCGGACATCGATATGCGAAATTGTTGCGAGTCGCTGTTAGAATTATTCAAAGTCGACAAAGACCAAGGCGAGCACAACGATAGGCAGACAATGTTCAGGAGGTCTCTGTTCGCCATCAATGacgatatttttaaacacatatgCGAGAAGGCAGCGTTCAACGGGCACATTGAATGTCTGAAACTAGCACACGAGATTGGCGTGCCTTGGGACACCGTGCCTGGACGGACCGGTTTCAGTGGTAAAGCGTGTAATCTGGCGGCGAAAGCCGGCCATCTGGAATGTCTAAGGTACGCCATTGAAAAAGGGTGTCCCTTTGACGAGGATATGTGCAGCAACGCCGCGATGAACGGACACCTGGAGTGCCTGAAATACGCAAGGGAAAACGGGTGTCCTTGGTACGTGGATACGTGCAGTAACGCCGCGATGAACGGACACCTGGAGTGCCTGAAATACGCACGAGAAAACGGATGTCCTTGGTACGAGGATACGTGCAGTAACGCCGCGATGAACGGACACCTGGAGTGCCTGAAATACGCAAGGGAAAACGGGTGTCCTTGGTACGTGGATACGTGCAGTAACGCCGCGATGAACGGACACCTGGAGTGCCTGAAATACGCACGagaaaacgggtgcccgtggAACGAGAAGACGTGCAGCTACGCCGCGAAGAAGGGACACCTGGAGTGCCTGAAATACGCAAGGGAAAACGGGTGTCCTTGTGACGAGGATACATGCAACTACGCCGCGTTGAATGGACACCTGGAGTGCCTGAAATACGCgtgggaaaacgggtgcccgtggAACGAGAAGACGTGCAGCAACGCCGCAAAGAACGGACACCTGGAGTGCCTgaaatacgcacgggaaaacaaGTGCCGCTGGGACAATCAGACGTGCGAAAACGCCGCGTTGAACGGTCACCTGGAGTGCCTGAAATACGCATGcgaaaacgggtgcccgtggAACGAGAAGACGTACAGCAACGCCGCGTTGAACGGTAACCTAAAGTTCCTGGCTTACGCACTGGAAAACGGGTGCTCGTGGAACAAGAAGACGTGCAGCGACGCCGCGAAGAACGGACACCTGGAGTGCCTGAAATACGCACGagaaaacgggtgcccgtggAACGAGAAGACGTGCAGCAACGCCGCGAAGAACGGACACCTGGATTGCCTGAAATACGCACGagaaaacgggtgcccgtggAACGAGAAGACGTGCAGCAACGCCGCGAAGAACGGACACCTGGAGTGCCTGAAATACGCACGAGAAAACGGGTGTCCTTGGGACAAGGATACGTGCAGCAACGCCGCGACTAACGGACGGTGCATCAGCATCGGGACACCGAACAACGAACCATGGTTTAGTATGGATGTCGGTAATATCAGTAACTTCAGTACAGGTAACCTAAAGTTGTTCGAGGATACGTGCAGCAACGCCGAAACTAACAGACAGGGCTTCAGCATCGGGACACCGAACAACGAACCATGGTTTAGTATGGATGTCGGTAATATCAGTAACTTCAGTACAGGTAACCTAAAGTTGTTCGAGGATACGTGCAGCAACGACGCGACTAACGGACAGTGCATCAGCATCAGGACACCGAACAACAAACCATTGTTTAGTATGGATGTCGGTAATATCAGTAACTTCGGTACAGGTAACCTAAAGTTGTTCGAGGATACGTGCAGCAACGCCGAAACTAACAGACAGGGCTTCAGCATCGGGACACCGAACAACGAACCATGGTTTAGTATGGATGTCGGTAATATCAGTAACTTCAGTACAGGTAACCTAAAGTTGTTCGAGGATACGTGCAGCAACGACGCGACTAACGGACAGTGCATCAGCATCAGGACACCGAACAACGAACCATTGTTTAGTATGGATGTCGGTAATATCAGTAACTTCAGTACAGGTAACCTAAAGTTGTTCGAGGATACGTGCAGCAACGCCGAAACTAACAGACAGGGCTTCAGCATCGGGACACCGAACAACGAACCATTGTTTAGTATGGATGTCGGTAATATCAGTAACTTCAGTACAGGTAACCTAAAGTTGTTCGAGGATACGTGCAGCAATGCCGAAACTAACAGACAGGGCTTCAGCATCGGGACACCGAACAACGAACCATGGTTTAGTATGGATGTCGGTAATATCAGTAACTTCAGTACAGGTAACCTAAAGTTGTTCGAGGATACGTGCAGCAACGCCGAAACTAACAGACAGGGCTTCAGCATCGGGACACCGAAATACGAACCACGGTTTAGTCTGAATATCGGTAATAACAGTAACTTCAGTACAGGTAAACTAAAGTTGTACGAGGATACGTGCAGCAACGCCGCGATGAATGGACACCTGGAGTGCCTgaaatacgcacgggaaaacgggtgcccgtggAACAAGAACACATGCAGCTACGCCGCGAAGAACGGACACCTGGAGTGCCTGAAATACGCAAGGGAAAATGGGTGTCCTTGGGACGAGGATACGTGCTGTAACGCCGCGATGAACGGACACCTGGAGTGCCTGAAATACGCAAGGGAAAATGGGTGTCCTTGGGCCGAGGATACGTGCAGTAACGCCGCGATGAACGGACACCTGGAGTGCCTGAAATACGCaagggaaaacgggtgcccgtggAACGAGAACACATGCAGCTACGCCGCGAAGAACGGACACCTGGAGTGCCTGAAATACGCaagggaaaacgggtgcccgtggAACGAGAAGACGTGCAGCTACGCCGCGAAGAAGGGACACCTGGAGTGCCTGAAATACGCAAGGGAAAACGGGTGTCCTTGGGACGAGGATACGTGCAGTAACGCCGCGATGAACGGACACCTGGTAGTGCCTGCattacgcacgggaaaacgggtgcccgtggAACGAGAAGACGTACAGCAACGCCGCGTCGAACCGTAA